CTCCGCCTCGGTCTTGTCGCGGTGGGGCGTCACGGGCGCCGACCACGTACGCCCGCCATCAGCCGACGTCCGCACTTTCACGTCGTACGCGTACTTGCCGGCGCCGCTCACGTGCAGCCAGTGCGCAGCGATCATCTTGCTGGTGACCGCGAGCGATGGCACATCGGCCCAGTTGGCGAAAAACCCGGAGCCCTCGTGGATGGTTACGGGCGTCGACCACGCGGACGCACCGGGCGCGAGCGTCGCGAAGCGGAACCGGTGCGCGCCGGCGTCAGCCTTTTCGAGCCAGGAGAGATACACGGTGCCGCCAGGTCCTACGGCGAGTTGCGGCTGTGCGCTGCCGGCAGGCGCGGGAGACGGGAGTGGCTTCGGCCGGGAGTCCGCGCCGGCGGCCGCAAACGCGGCTGTCGAGGCGGCGACGGTGAGGGCAAGGAGCGTCGGTGTGGCGCGCATCGTGGGATCTTAATATCATTTCGGGACACCGTGAATCGGGTCTTCTGGCGTGAGGCGCTTCTCGGACGACGCCCGGCCCACACGCTCATCCGGGTCGGCGTGCTGGTTGTCGTCAGCATCGCCGTTTTCGGCTGGGTCCTTGTGCCCGTCCGGACTTATGGTCCCAGCATGCTTCCCACCTACGCATCCGGGTCCTTTCATATCGTGAACCGGTCGGCGTACGGCTACCGCGGCCCCGCGCGAGGAGACGTCGTGGCGGTCCGGCTGGCGGGGTGGCGCGTCGTGTACGTGAAGCGGATCATCGGGCTCCCGGGGGAGCGCATCGCGATTCGCGACGGCATCGTCTTTGTGGATGGGCGCGCGATCGACGAGCCTTACGTCGTCCGGC
This Acidobacteriota bacterium DNA region includes the following protein-coding sequences:
- the lepB gene encoding signal peptidase I; the protein is MNRVFWREALLGRRPAHTLIRVGVLVVVSIAVFGWVLVPVRTYGPSMLPTYASGSFHIVNRSAYGYRGPARGDVVAVRLAGWRVVYVKRIIGLPGERIAIRDGIVFVDGRAIDEPYVVRRGEWNVPELTLGPDEFFVVGDNRGMRMDQHEFGRVKRERIAGPLLF